Within Bradymonas sediminis, the genomic segment TCGAGCGCTTCGCGAGCTCGGCCAAGAACGGGGTTGTTTCCAGCGTCTCATCGTAGACGGTCATCGCGCTCGCGCGGGTCGACTCCAATACCAAAAAGACGACGTTTCGCTGCTTATGCGCTCCGTTATCTCCGCCAGTCTCGCGAGGCTTGAGGTGGATGTCGAGGGTCGTCGCCTTGGCCTCTTCGACGGTGCTCATGGATGAGCTGAGCGCGGCAATTGCCGTGACGGCAATGGTGGGCGTCGTCGCGCGCGCGTTGTGCGTCGCCTGGCTTGAATAGGCTGGAAGCGTGGAGGCGAAGATCAACAAAAATGAAAGCACTGCTGTTGGCAGCAGCGGTAGGTTCTGTTGAGCCGTCGCGTCCTCGTCTTGAGCATGCCCTTTAGTGGCCAAAAAGCTTCGAATCAGCCAGGGGACGCAGAGAATCGAAACCGTGACAAGCGGCACCGCGATATAGATCCAGAGGGGAACTTCGCTGCTGATGACCTCCGCGTTGTCGCTCAGGTTTCCGAGCGAAAACGCCAGAAGATAATAGTCGAGCACCGACCCGGTCGTGATGAAAAATTGATGTCCGGCGACCTCGAAAAATGCGATGATGGCCCACAATACCTGCATTACGAACAATGCAACCGCTCGCCCGGAGCGAGCACGCATAAAGCGCAGAAGAGCCAGTCCGCCCGCGGCGAGTCCAAGGAGCAGAAATACCTCCGACTTGAGCATATCGAGGCTGCCCAAGAGCCCGCGCGAAACCTCATCGCCGGCGAGGCGAACCAGGTTCAACACGAGGACCAATATCGCCCCGGGCAGCGCCGCTCCCAGAAGATATCCCCATTCCAAAGAATCGAGTTGCTTCATATATTTTTGCAATGACATCGGTGACACGACTTCGAAGGTTGGAATAGTGAGACTCGGGGGGCTTCAGAAGCCCTCGGCGGGCCGCCAAAGTTGAAGATGGCAGCCAGGCGCAGTTTCTAGAACGGGGCTTTGACGCGTTGCAAGTATATCACGAAGAGAGCAGCGCGATTTTGATTGTTAAATACCGCAAAATCGGGGCAAATGCTAATATTTTCGGGGGATTGCAGGGAGGGGAGGGCGCAGATATGAGCGCCCCGAAAACTCGGAGCGCTCGCATTAAGTACAACTTAGCAGCAGCTCTTCGCCGGCTTCTTCGCCTCGATGGCCGCCGAGCGGATATACTCATCGACCACATGTCCCGGGGCCCACTCGCGGATGAACTCGCGGCTGTCGCCCTTGGGCGCGATGGAGATATCGACGAAGCCTGCGTCCTTGAGCATCGCTTCGAGCGCGTCGATGGTGCTGGCGCCGGAGACACAGCAGGAATAGAGCTCGGCGTCATCGAGCATCTCCGGCGGGAACTCCGCGGTGGCGACCACGTCGGAGATGGCCAGGCGTCCGCCGGGCTTGAGCACGCGCATCGCCTCGGCGAAGACCTGCGGCTTGTCGGTGGACAGGTTGATTACGCAATTCGAGATAATGACGTCGACCTTGCGGTCGGCCACCGGCAGGTGCTCGATCTCACCGAGGCGAAAGTCGATATTCTCGGCGCCAATCTTCACGGCGTTTGCCCGCGCGTTCTCGACCATCTCGGCCGTCATATCGACGCCGATGACCTGGCCGGTTTCGCCGACCTGGTTCAGGGCAAGAAACGCGTCAAACCCGGCGCCCGCGCCCAGATCCAACACGGTCTCGCCCGGCTGAATCGCCGCGATGGCCGACGGGTTCCCGCAGCCCAGCCCGAGGTTCGCGCCCTCGGGCACCGACGCGGCTTCTTCTTTGGAGTAGCCCAGGCGCTCGGCGTGGATATTGGCCAGCTCCCGCTCAGACTGCGCCCCTGAGCAGCACCCAGAGCTCGACGGCGTCGCGGTCGCGACATTTCCATAGGTCTTTCGAATCTGCTTGCGGAGCTCTTCTTGCTTGCTCATATCGACTTCCTCGTGGCTATTTAAGGGCCATTGTTGGCTTATATAATCAATGCTTGAGTTGAATAAATGGACGCGTTGTGCTCGACCGGTGCGATAGCGCAATCCGCATTCCGGGCGCAACCCAAGGCGATAACAAAGTAGGCGCCAAATTCATTCAACTGCTCTTTGTCCGCGAACTCTAATGCGCGCTGTCTGGTTGTGAAGTCAATGGATATTGATTAGAAAAATGCTCTCGATAATTCCCATGCCCAAAGGGTTGGTGAGATGACAGAGTTTTTCCAAATCGCGCTTTCACTGCCGACCGTCGTGTTCAGCGCGTTGCTCGTGGTGCTCTCTCTGTATTGGGGGCTGGTGGTTCTGGGCGCGCTCGACCTTGATTTTGCCGATGTTGACCTCGATTTTGACGTCGACACCGACCTCGGCATTGAGATGGGCGTTGATATTGGCAGTGATGTCGACGTCGACGCGGGCGCGGAGGCGCCCAGCGCGAGCCTGCTGATGAGCGCGGCGAGCGCGCTGGGGTTGGGCGTCGTGCCGGTGACGGTGGTGGTAAGCATTATCACCCTCTTCGCCTGGCTCTTTAGCTTCACCTCCGTCTATTATCTGACGCCGCTGCTCGGCGACGGGGCGCTGGCCGCGCTGCTATTAGGCGTAGGGAGCGCCGCGCTCTCGCTTATCCCCACGGTGCTCGCCGTGAAGCCTCTCAAGCATCTCTTTCACACCACCGAGGGCCCCCAGGGCGGGCGCGCGCTCGTCGGCACTGTCTGTGTGGTCTCGACCAGCCGCGTCGATGCGCGCTTTGGCCAGGCCACCGTCGAAGACGACGGCGCCGGTCTTATTTTGCCCATCCGCTGCGAGGACGTGTCTAACGGGCTGACGCGTGGCTCAAAGGCGGTAATTATCGACTTTGATTCGAGCGATAATAGTTATATGGTCGAGCCATATGATGTTTTTTTGGGGACGGACCGCTCCAATAAAGGGCTTGAATTGGCGCAGAATATTTCGCGCGCGTTTGATGAATCCGACGCTCGGGCCGAGGCAGAAGTCGCGGAAGTCTCAGAGCAAAATATCCCGGAAACGATGCCTCAAAAGGGCGCATAACCCGGGTTTGGCAACCACTTACAGAACCCACCGCGCGCTCGATTCGCGGCGGCGCTAGAATTTACAAAAACAACACACGGGTAAACGCATGGATATGGAAGCTTTGGGAGCGATGGAATTTGGCCTGCTATTTTGGATCGTGCTCGCCGTGCTCGGGCTCGCCGCCATCGTGGCGATGGTGATGCGCTTTTATATCAAGGTCGACCAGGGCGAGGCGCTGATCGTCAATACGCTCAGCGATATCCGCGTGACCTTCAGCGGGGCGGTGGTATTGCCGATTATCTACCGCGCCGAGATCATGGATATCTCGCTCAAGACGGTCGAGATCGACCGTCGTGGTAAAGAAGGCCTTATCTGCCAGGATAATATCCGCGCCGACATCAAGGTCACCTTCTTCGTGCGCATCAATAAGACCCGCGAGGACGTGCTGCGCGTCGCTCAGTCGGTCGGCTGCAAGCGCGCCAGCGACCAGGACAAGATCGAGGAGCTCTTCGTCTCGAAATTCTCCGAGGCGCTTAAAACCGTCGGTAAGCAGCTCGATTTCGTCGCGCTTTACCAGGAGCGTGTGCATTTTCGCGAGAAGATCATCGAGATCATCGGCCAGGACCTCAACGGTTATGTCCTTGAGGACGCCGCCATCGACTTCCTTGAGCAGACCCCGGTCGAGAGCCTGGACCCCAACAATATCCTCGACGCCCAGGGCATCCGAAAGATTACCGAGCTGACGTCTGAGCAGCGCTACCGCACCAACGAATTCTCAAACAAAGCCAAAAAGGATATCGGAAAGGACGACCTCGAGACGCATATGGCGATGCTCGAATACGCCCGCCAGGAAGCCGAGGCTGAAGCCAAACAGCAGCGTGAAGTCTCCGTCGTCCAGGCCCGCGAGAAAGCCGAGGCCGAAGAGCTGACCGCCAAGGAACTCGCCCGCGCACAGGTCGCCACGCTTAAGGCGCAGCAAGAGATTGAGGTCCAGGCGATTAACAAATTGCGCGAGCAGGAAGTCGCCCAGAAAAACCGCGAGCGCGTCATCGCGGTCGAGCACGAGCATGTCGAAAAAGAGCGTCAGCTTCAGATTATCGCGCGTGAGCGGGAGACCCGCCTGCAGCGTATCGAGGCGGATAAGGAGGTCGAGGCCGAGAAGAAGAATATCGCCGAGATCGTGCGCGACCGCGTCGTCGTCGACAAGACCGTCGCCGAGGAAGAGGAGCGCATCAAGGATCTGCGCACCATCGCCGAGGCCGATCGTCAGAAGAAGGTCACCATCACCGCCGCCGAGGCCCAGGCCGAAGAGGCGCTGGTCAAGGATATCAAACAGGCCGAGGCCGCCGAGGTCGCCGCGGGTTTCCGCGCCAAGCAGCGTGTCATCGAGGCCGACGCCGAGGTCGAGGCCGCCGAGCGCACCATGCGCGCCAAGAAGCTGCTCGCCGAGGGTGTCGAAGCCGAGGAGGCCGCGCTCGGGCTCGCAGAGGCGCGCGTCAAAGAAGCCGACGCGCAGGCCAATGAGAAGCAGGGTATGGTTGATGTTCGCATCAAGGAAGCCGAAGCGCTTGCCATCGAGAAGCAGGGCATGGTCCAGGTGCGCTTGAAGGAAGCCGACGCCGAGG encodes:
- a CDS encoding arsenite methyltransferase, yielding MSKQEELRKQIRKTYGNVATATPSSSGCCSGAQSERELANIHAERLGYSKEEAASVPEGANLGLGCGNPSAIAAIQPGETVLDLGAGAGFDAFLALNQVGETGQVIGVDMTAEMVENARANAVKIGAENIDFRLGEIEHLPVADRKVDVIISNCVINLSTDKPQVFAEAMRVLKPGGRLAISDVVATAEFPPEMLDDAELYSCCVSGASTIDALEAMLKDAGFVDISIAPKGDSREFIREWAPGHVVDEYIRSAAIEAKKPAKSCC